The genomic window AAGGAATAGTTAGTTATATATGGTTTACAAAATCTTGGAATAGTTTTATAATAAAAGAAAATGAATTAAAAAGGGGTATGGTATGAAAATAGCAATAGGAAATGATCACTCAGCTGTTGAGTATAAAAATGAATTAGTTAAATTTTTAGAAGAATTAGGGCATGAAGTAGTAAATTTTGGTACTGATACTAATGATTCAGTAGATTACCCTGATTTTGCAAAGGCAGTATGTAAGGCAATTTTAAATAAAGAAGTAGTTTATGGAGTTTTAATTTGTGGTACAGGAATAGGAATATCTATTACCGCAAATAAAATAAAAGGAATTAGAGCAGCTTTGGTAAGCAATGAGTATATGGCAAGAATAACAAGAGAACATAATGATGCTAATGTAATAGCATTTGGAGCAAGAGTTGTAGGTATAGAAGTTGCAAAGTCTTCACTTAAAGCATTTTTAGAAGCAGAATTTGAAGGTGGAAGACATGCTATAAGAGTAAATAAAATGGAGTGTGATTGTTAATGAGTACAATATTTAAAAAAATAATAGATAAAGAAATTCCCGCTAAGGTAGTATATGAAGATAATGAAATTATGGCTTTTCATGATATAGCTCCTATTGCACCAGTACATATAATAGTAATACCTAAAAAAGAAATTGCTAGTTTAAATTTTGCTGATGAAACTGATGCTTTATTATTAGGTAAAATTCAATTAGTTATAGCTAAATTAGCAAGAGAATTTAAGATAAATGAAAGTGGTTATAGAGTAGTATCTAATATAGGAAAAGATGGTGGACAAACTGTTAATCATATACATTATCATTTGATAGGTGGAAGAAAACTTGGAACAGAAATGTAATATAGTATTTATTGA from Oceanivirga salmonicida includes these protein-coding regions:
- a CDS encoding histidine triad nucleotide-binding protein, which gives rise to MSTIFKKIIDKEIPAKVVYEDNEIMAFHDIAPIAPVHIIVIPKKEIASLNFADETDALLLGKIQLVIAKLAREFKINESGYRVVSNIGKDGGQTVNHIHYHLIGGRKLGTEM
- the rpiB gene encoding ribose 5-phosphate isomerase B, yielding MKIAIGNDHSAVEYKNELVKFLEELGHEVVNFGTDTNDSVDYPDFAKAVCKAILNKEVVYGVLICGTGIGISITANKIKGIRAALVSNEYMARITREHNDANVIAFGARVVGIEVAKSSLKAFLEAEFEGGRHAIRVNKMECDC